The proteins below come from a single Xiphophorus hellerii strain 12219 chromosome 14, Xiphophorus_hellerii-4.1, whole genome shotgun sequence genomic window:
- the LOC116732975 gene encoding uncharacterized protein LOC116732975 isoform X2 yields MPGFATAHCVQYHKLQNPQRQSTSIDATTQRASNNGQLLRDLAIHKMTSMLAEALVIVKDLSRDVQFIKNNLAQSNITPGSTQGPANLVLPFQLPIESEEDFSKAESLLIEETVRQKMIARLALVGGTNSANMIRRMLTTCMRNALASQFNWAGKKHRHSQSKKPFKDTILQECILVAARQFEPGLTDQNYSETVKKWFRYAPDREGGIERQPKGRPED; encoded by the exons ATGCCAGGTTTTGCTACAGCCCACTGTGTCCAGTACCACAAGTTGCAGAATCCACAGCGACAAAGTACAAGTATTG atGCAACCACACAAAGGGCCAGCAATAATGGGCAGCTTTTGAGAG ACCTCGCTATCCATAAGATGACATCGATGCTTGCTGAAGCTCTTGTGATTGTGAAGGATCTATCCAGAGATGTCCAATTCATTAAGAACAATTTGGCTCAGAGTAACATTACACCAGGTAGCACACAAGGACCAGCAAACCTTGTACTCCCCTTCCAGCTGCCAATTGAAAGTGAAGAAGATTTCAGTAAAGCGGAGTCATTACTGATTGAAGAGACAGTGCGTCAAAAGATG ATTGCTCGACTGGCTCTAGTAGGAGGCACCAATTCAGCCAACATGATAAGAAGAATGTTGACAACTTGTATGAGAAATGCCCTGGCAAGTCAGTTCAACTGGGCTGGGAAGAAACATAGGCATTCCCAGAGTAAAAAGCCATTCAAGGACACAATCCTGCAAGAGTGCATATTAG TTGCTGCTCGTCAATTCGAACCAGGCCTAACTGATCAAAATTACAGCGAAACAGTAAAGAAATGGTTTCGCTATGCACCAGACCGGGAGGGAGGCATTGAAAGGCAACCAAAGGGACGGCCAGAagactga
- the LOC116732975 gene encoding uncharacterized protein LOC116732975 isoform X1, whose translation MPGFATAHCVQYHKLQNPQRQSTSIGLSGCSSRQYNHRPGLSQCAQNRLPLDISQTNSDQNDVLDSAPNQGFEDATTQRASNNGQLLRDLAIHKMTSMLAEALVIVKDLSRDVQFIKNNLAQSNITPGSTQGPANLVLPFQLPIESEEDFSKAESLLIEETVRQKMIARLALVGGTNSANMIRRMLTTCMRNALASQFNWAGKKHRHSQSKKPFKDTILQECILVAARQFEPGLTDQNYSETVKKWFRYAPDREGGIERQPKGRPED comes from the exons ATGCCAGGTTTTGCTACAGCCCACTGTGTCCAGTACCACAAGTTGCAGAATCCACAGCGACAAAGTACAAGTATTG GGTTGTCTGGATGCAGCTCAAGGCAGTATAACCATCGCCCTGGTCTCTCACAATGTGCACAAAATAGGCTGCCATTGGATATATCACAGA CAAACTCCGACCAGAATGATGTATTGGATTCAGCGCCTAATCAAGGTTTCGAAG atGCAACCACACAAAGGGCCAGCAATAATGGGCAGCTTTTGAGAG ACCTCGCTATCCATAAGATGACATCGATGCTTGCTGAAGCTCTTGTGATTGTGAAGGATCTATCCAGAGATGTCCAATTCATTAAGAACAATTTGGCTCAGAGTAACATTACACCAGGTAGCACACAAGGACCAGCAAACCTTGTACTCCCCTTCCAGCTGCCAATTGAAAGTGAAGAAGATTTCAGTAAAGCGGAGTCATTACTGATTGAAGAGACAGTGCGTCAAAAGATG ATTGCTCGACTGGCTCTAGTAGGAGGCACCAATTCAGCCAACATGATAAGAAGAATGTTGACAACTTGTATGAGAAATGCCCTGGCAAGTCAGTTCAACTGGGCTGGGAAGAAACATAGGCATTCCCAGAGTAAAAAGCCATTCAAGGACACAATCCTGCAAGAGTGCATATTAG TTGCTGCTCGTCAATTCGAACCAGGCCTAACTGATCAAAATTACAGCGAAACAGTAAAGAAATGGTTTCGCTATGCACCAGACCGGGAGGGAGGCATTGAAAGGCAACCAAAGGGACGGCCAGAagactga